TGATCGCATCAATCAACTTAATGAAGACAGCCAGCCACTATGGGGCAAAATGTCTGTTTACCAAATGCTGCGGCATTGTGCCATGTGGGAGGAGATGTTGCTGGAACGCCGCATCTATAAACAGGCTTTTATTGGCAAACTATTTGGCAGAACGGCTTTAAAAGGTATGCTGTCCGACAAACCGATGAAGCAGAACATGCCAACTGTACCGTCATTCAGAATTACGGACGAAGGCGATGTGGAGGCCGAAAAGCAAAGATGGATCACGTTGATTGGCGAGCATGAGCATCGCGCCAATACCGGCTTTATGCATCCGTTTTTCGGTAAGCTTACGGCTGACGAGGCCGGGCGACTGGCATATAAGCATGTGGATCATCATTTAAGGCAGTTTGGTGTTTAGTAACTGACAAATGTTTGTCGGTTTTATGTCAACCTGTCACCGAAAACCGACACGGGACTGACGTTTTAATACCATTCGCAACGCACAACTCACCATTCTCTAAAGAAAATTCTGCCAAATACACATTGGCACAGGCATTGATAATATAGTGTTGTTAGCAAATTAATAGTTAAAAGGAAAAATCAATCATATGTCTAAAATCATTGGAATCGACTTAGGAACAACAAACTCCTGCGTGGCGGTAATGGAGGGTAATGAGCCTGTTGTTATCGCAAACAGCGAAGGTAAACGTACCACCCCGTCTGTAGTAGCGTTTGTAGACAATGGCGAGCGTAAAGTAGGTGACCCTGCAAAACGCCAGTCTATCACTAATCCAACCAAAACCATCTATTCAATTAAACGCTTTATAGGTAACCAATTCAGCGAGGTGACGAGAGAAGCCGAGCGTGTACCTTATAAAGTGGTAAAAGGCGACAACAATACACCACGTGTAGAAATTGGCGACCGTAAATATACTCCGCAAGAGATTTCTGCTATGATTCTTCAGAAAATGAAGAAAACTGCTGAAGATTTCTTAGGTCAGGAAGTGACCGAAGCGGTTATTACCGTACCTGCATACTTTAACGATGCACAGCGTCAGGCTACTAAAGAAGCCGGTGAGATTGCTGGTTTGAACGTTAAACGTATCATCAATGAGCCTACTGCTGCTGCCCTGGCCTACGGCCTGGACAAAGCCCACAAAGACATGAAAATTGTAGTGTTTGACTGTGGTGGCGGTACTCATGACGTATCTGTACTGGAGCTGGGTGACGGCGTGTTCGAAGTAAAATCTACCGATGGTGATACTCACTTAGGTGGTGACGACTTTGACCAGGTGATCATTGACTGGTTAGCAGATGAGTTTAAGAGCGAAGAAGGCCTGGATCTGCGTAAGGACCCAATGGCACTGCAACGTTTGAAAGAAGCTGCTGAGAAAGCTAAAATTGAGCTTTCAAGCACTACTCAGAGCGAGATTAACCTGCCATACATCACCGCTGTTGACGGTATGCCGAAACACTTGGTAAAAAGCTTAACCCGTGCCAAATTTGAGCAACTGGCAGACAGCCTGATCAAACGTACCATCGAGCCTTGTCAAAAAGCTTTGAAAAATGCTGGTTTCAGCACTTCTGAGATTGACGAGATCATCCTGGTAGGTGGTTCAACCCGTATCCCTGCAATTCAGGAAGCGGTTCAGAAATTCTTTGGCAAAGCACCTTCAAAAGGGGTTAACCCAGATGAGGTAGTAGCTATTGGTGCTGCTATTCAAGGTGGTGTGTTAACAGGTGACGTGAAAGACGTGTTGCTGTTAGACGTTACTCCACTGTCATTAGGTATCGAAACCATGGGCGGTGTAATGACCAAACTGATCGAGGCCAACACTACTATCCCAACCAAGAAGTCAGAAACCTTCTCTACTGCATCTGATAGCCAGCCATCGGTAGAGATCCACATTCTGCAAGGCGAGCGCCCAATGGCGGCACAAAACCGCACTATCGGCCGTTTCCACCTGGATGGTATTCCGCCAGCACCACGTGGTGTGCCACAGATCGAGGTAACTTTCGATATCGACGCAAACGGTATCCTGCACGTATCTGCTAAAGATAAAGCGACAGGTAAAGAGCAGAAGATTCGTATCGAGGCTTCTTCTGGCTTAACCGATGCCGAGATCAAGAAAATGAAAGACGAAGCTGAAGCTAACGCTGAGGCAGACCGTCAGGCTAAAGAAGAGGTTGAAAAACTGAACGGCGCCGATGCCCTGATCTTCAGCACCGAGAAACAGCTGAAAGAGTATGGCGACAAGATCCCTGCTGATAAAAAAGCACCGATTGAGAGCGGTTTGGAAAAACTGAAAGCTGCTTACGCTTCTAAAAATTTAGCCGACATTGAGGCTGCACAAAACGAGCTGAACACAGCCTGGACTGCAGCATCAGAAGATATGTACAAAGCTGCCGGCGATGCCGGTCAGGCTCCGGGTGCCGATGCCGGTCAGGCTGGTGGCAATGCCCAGAGCAACGGTGGTGCAGATTCTGTAACCGATGTTGACTACGAAGAGGTAAAATAACCAACTCGATATATAAGTTGAACGCCCGTTAGCTGCAAAGCTGACGGGCGTTTTTTTGTTATTGGTTGGGGATTCCTACTTTTCTTAAACAACGCGTTCCGGGTGTCATCCTGAGCTTGTCGAAGGGTGCGCGAAAGCCCAGATGCTCTTGCAAAGCATATTGTATAAGTTCACTGCATGTGTTTCGGCGGGGCTCCATGACATCCTCCCTTTTTAGTTTCGATTGAAGCGCCAGGTGTCATCCTGAGCTTGTCGAAGGGCGCGCGAGGGCCTATTTTGCAAAGCTTTTACTACGAGATAACTCAGGCAGCAAATCCCAATTATCATTAATAATAGCTTCTTTCTTTTTTCTGCTCCAGCCTTTTACCTGCTTCTCAAAAGCGATGGCTTGGTCAATGCTATTAAATTCAGCAGAGAACATAAGTTTAATCGGTCTTCTTTGGTAGGTGTAGCAGGTAGTATTTTCGCCTTCCTGATGTTCGATTAGTCTTCTTTCCATGTCATTCGTAACTCCGGTGTAATATGAGTTATCACTACATAAAAGAATATAAACGAAATATTGGTTCATGGTGGGCTAAATATATGAGAAATATTTAGCAGTGTAGTTAGGCCCTCGCGCACCCTTCGACAAGCTCAGGATGACACCCGACGCGCGGATGCTGAGTGGCTGGTATAGACTGGTAAGGCCTTCACGCGCCCTTCGACAGGCTCAGGATGACACATGGCGCGCAGATGTTGAGATGATTGGTGTAAACTGTTTAGGCCTTCACGCGCTCTTCGACGATGCTCAGGAAGGCATCTTCCCCACTATTGTAGAGGCACATGTAGCTCCTGTAAATCCTA
This region of Mucilaginibacter yixingensis genomic DNA includes:
- the dnaK gene encoding molecular chaperone DnaK, which codes for MSKIIGIDLGTTNSCVAVMEGNEPVVIANSEGKRTTPSVVAFVDNGERKVGDPAKRQSITNPTKTIYSIKRFIGNQFSEVTREAERVPYKVVKGDNNTPRVEIGDRKYTPQEISAMILQKMKKTAEDFLGQEVTEAVITVPAYFNDAQRQATKEAGEIAGLNVKRIINEPTAAALAYGLDKAHKDMKIVVFDCGGGTHDVSVLELGDGVFEVKSTDGDTHLGGDDFDQVIIDWLADEFKSEEGLDLRKDPMALQRLKEAAEKAKIELSSTTQSEINLPYITAVDGMPKHLVKSLTRAKFEQLADSLIKRTIEPCQKALKNAGFSTSEIDEIILVGGSTRIPAIQEAVQKFFGKAPSKGVNPDEVVAIGAAIQGGVLTGDVKDVLLLDVTPLSLGIETMGGVMTKLIEANTTIPTKKSETFSTASDSQPSVEIHILQGERPMAAQNRTIGRFHLDGIPPAPRGVPQIEVTFDIDANGILHVSAKDKATGKEQKIRIEASSGLTDAEIKKMKDEAEANAEADRQAKEEVEKLNGADALIFSTEKQLKEYGDKIPADKKAPIESGLEKLKAAYASKNLADIEAAQNELNTAWTAASEDMYKAAGDAGQAPGADAGQAGGNAQSNGGADSVTDVDYEEVK
- a CDS encoding DUF1569 domain-containing protein → MKTILEPQTAREVIDRINQLNEDSQPLWGKMSVYQMLRHCAMWEEMLLERRIYKQAFIGKLFGRTALKGMLSDKPMKQNMPTVPSFRITDEGDVEAEKQRWITLIGEHEHRANTGFMHPFFGKLTADEAGRLAYKHVDHHLRQFGV
- a CDS encoding GIY-YIG nuclease family protein: MNQYFVYILLCSDNSYYTGVTNDMERRLIEHQEGENTTCYTYQRRPIKLMFSAEFNSIDQAIAFEKQVKGWSRKKKEAIINDNWDLLPELSRSKSFAK